AACAGCAAACATCAATTACAACTATTTTAATGAGGGCTGAAAACAGCATTGCACCAAATGAAACATATCACAAGTAGAGGGCTCCCTTGTTGTTAAAAAGAAATGAAGTAATTGGCGTCAATTCTTCTTAAAGAAATCCTTTTTCCCTCAATAAAGtggggtttttttgtttttttttttttgtttttgttgtataggtcattttgaaaacaaaaatgaatgcAATTGATGTAATGCTTCAGACTAATCAGTCACATGCAAAGTATATGGTAAGTAAGACAGTACATTTGTATTTTATTCTCATCAAAATGAAACGCTGGAAGAAAACAAGGTAAGGAAAAATAATCTAGAGGATGATTTGAGAGGAAAAGTAAAAGTAGAACATGGAATGCCTTCATGGAAGATTAGTTATACATCATTTTTCTAGAAAGACAGGAGCAGTAGGTACCAAAGTGCAAAGAGAACATGCATTGCAGATTCTAAAACCTAATACTGGGAAAGCTAAATATTGAACGAATGAAGGCAGAAACTCACaaatgcaataaataaataaataaattcatgatGTGCCCTTCATTTCAGTATCAGTTTGGCAGTCAGAAGAAGTATGAACTCATCCAAGTCAACACCATCTCATTTTGATGAAATGTTTCTCTGTTTGAAGATTTAGTCCCCTTATATTACTGTCTCATGCAGGCCGGGGTTCCAATTCTTGAGTAAAAAACAAGATTTCTATGCATACTCAACTCAATCCACATATTTCTCTACATACCAACACGACAGCCTAAAATTTGTCACTGATGGAAAGCCAGAAAACATCTAGATTGATAAATCACCACTTGTCCTAAAAGCTTGAACAACTCCGCCTTAATAAGTGACACTAACAAGtcgaatttttaaaattttaaattagagaaGAGTGGAGATTGTGTTTGAACTCAAGTTACTTTGATACCATGATAATGCTTAACCTCATAGGAAAGAATGAATTCTAATCACTTACTATTATTCTATCATCATAGTCGTTTCTTTCATTATGCTTGTTAATTAGAATGCAGCCCATTAATCACACaacacaaagaaaagaagacatAAATTTTCACAAAGCATTAGCTTATACTAtatatagaaagagagagagagagagagagagagaagcataCCTCAACTTCCATAGCACTAAACCCGAATCCAGAATCCCCTTCAACCGCAACCACCAGCCTCCCTGGCGACGCCACTGCAGCCGCAATGCAATAACCAAGACCAATCCCCATAGTCCCCCAAGTCCCAGCATCCAACCTAGTCCTCGGCTCCGTCTGAACCAACACCGCCCTCCCAACATCCATCGTATTGGCCCCTTCAGAAACCACCACCGGAGCAGGACTCCCCACCGCCAATATGGCATCCCTTATAATCCTCATCGGAGTATAGAAATTAAACGGTACCACATCCTTCGCCAATTGCGCCTCCAATCTGACCACATTGTCCttcactttcttcttcaattcctCAACCCAAGGATGAGATTTCCCCAAACAAAATGGCTCATCCTTGATAGCTTTGTTCACACTCTCCAATACACATTTCGCATCTCCAACTAAACCAGCACCCACATTCACACTCTTTTTCCTCAACTCTATCTCTTCCTCGCTTATATCCACTAAGATAAACACCACGTCCTTCGACCACTTCGGTGGCTCACCGAAATGCAACAACCAATTCAACCTCGCACCGATCACAAACGCCACATCGCATTTCCCAATCGCTAACGATCTCGCTGCCGTGGCTGCGAGCTCGTGCGTATCGGAGATTAACCCCTTCCCCATCGGAGTCGGAAGGAATGGAATTCCGGTACTCTCCACGAGTTTCTTCAATTCATTCTCCGCTCGAGAATACGCCGCGCCTTTTCCGAACACAATCAACGGCCTCTTCGCGTTTCGGAGCAACGACACCGTTTTTTCGATATCCGAAACGTGAGTTTCGAGAGTGGCGTTTATGAAGAAAGTTTCGGCTGCCGATAAGAGTTTCTCGGCTTCTGCAATTGTGACTGTTTGATGCAATAGGTCCGATGGGAGATCCAGATAGCACCCGCCGGGTCGACCCGAAGTGGACCAGTGGAGGACTTGAGCGACGGCGTTAGGGATCTCGGACACGTGTTTGGCTTTGATTGAGAATTTCGAGAAAGGCTTAACGGCTTCGATCTGATCGAGTTCTTGAAAATCGCCTCGTCCGACGTCGTTTTGGTCGCAAGAGCCAGAGATGAGAACCATAGGCCAAGTATTGATCATAGCGTTGGAGAGGCCAGCGAGGCCGTGGACGCAGCCGGGGCCGGAGACCGTGAGGAGCACGCCGGGGCGGTGCGTGAGGTAGCCGTAGGCGGAGGCGGCGTATCCGGCGGACTGTTCGTTGTGGAAAGCAATGAAACGGATTCCGAGAGATACGGCGCGGTTGGCGAATGATGTTACGGGAATTCCGACCACGCCGAACATGTGCTCCACGCCGAAGTGGGCGAGGGACTTGGCTGCTAACAGGTTTCCATCGATGGTTTGGTCTGCTTCTGCCATTGGAGATTAGCAGCTGAACTTTTTTTGGTATTGTTTTGTATACTATATATTGTTTGTGTGCATTGGCAAAGGTGGGTTATGGTGTATTTATAAGTAGAGCTGGCTGTGAATTTTTGAAGAAGGGAGTCCAAATTTATGGTAAAGGTTTGTCAGTCAAACTTTTGGTGGTTGAACTCCTGTCGTATCTATCCTTCCTCACTTTTGGTTCATTTCTACTTCCTCATTTTTatgatgaaaaacaaaattaaagaaaatcataataaaattttgataattacaaatttaaaccatttaaaatcaattcttactttttttttatttttataacatcaATTCTTAATTCTTATTTGGTTTATTaccaaacaaatattttttgaaatcataATAATCATTTGTTGGAAATATAAGAAAGTATCACTTGAGTAATAAgacttttttaagttttgatacatatttgcttatttttcacagaaatttctatttctttatcctatttaaatattttttattttttattttattccctttgagaaagagaaaaaaaaaagataactgaatattttattgagttCGCATAAAGTTATATTGGGTTGAGCAACTGAGAAAAAAGTATGTTGAAGATGAAAGTTATGATTTTAATCTCAAAAACTCGTTTAAAGAGCATGTTGGAAATGCTCTAAGCGCTGGTACATAATTTTAAGATGATTgtgcattttcttttctatatttaAATTGTTAAAAGAATTATGACTGACCatgaaatatgatttttttttttttttggtctaaattATCTGCCCATAGTAATATGAATATcctttattatattaattattgataaGGAATGTGTTTCATTCGGTCCTATTGGATTCTAATCATTGCAGCAAAGGAGATGACTGAGTCATGAATATCGAGAGAGCTGGGGGAGGTGACGGCGTCGATGAAAATGATCACAAAAGGAAAAGTAGTAAAACCGAAAGAAgaaagccaattttttttctaacttgtgAGTTtgggattctcaaaaaaaaataaaaaataaaaacttgtgaGTTTGGCGTTGCCACTTGCCACCAGTAGAGTAGGTAGCAATAGCAGACAACCAGTCCCTTCTGTGTCTGTTGGGCACCCAATGTCAAGTTGGAAGGTTCCATACGGAAGGAAACTACAtcattttttaccattttttttgtcacagtttttttttttttttttggggtataatgggaaatattataaaaaactaAGAGCAACTAAACTAAGGACAAAGCCTGAAAGAATACAAGCCCTGGCTATCAGCCTCAAAGGATTTCTTAATGTCCATAGGCGGACAAGGATATAAAACAAACTCAGAATCTTGTAATAAGCCTAATCTAGCAAGCTGATCAAAGCACATATTAGCTTCTCGGAAAACATGTTGAATGCGACATTGGGGAAAACCACTCAGCAACTGTTTGCAGTCATCAAAAAGGCCAGAGACAACTGTGTTAGATTAGCTCGGGTTGGTTAGAGCTTCAACTAGAGCCTTAGATAACTCCACAATAACGTGTGGAGTGAGATTGgtgaaaaaaattgtgggttATTGTTTAAGTGATGATTAGCTACTTAAAGTCTGCTACATTATaattatagcaaaaaaattgtagaataaTTTGTGATAGACCACTCTGATATGGAAGCTAGTATCGTGTATGACACTTTTCGGTACCTATTTTCTAGTGATATGTTTCATTCTGCTTTTGGGCACTTAGTTAAAGATATTATGTCTTATGTAAGCTCTTTTAGGACTTAAAGAGTTTTAGAGGCTATTTGatatatgtgtttaaacacatgttttcagtttttaaacaatattatatgtatttctacacacttttttacccatacatatttccaaaaaaatataaacaatattacTAGAGTAACATTACCAAACAGGTCCTTAATTTCTCTCATACTTATAGGCAAGTTTATTATGTTGCTAATGACTTGGCAAAGAGAGCTAggttttattcttctttttctgtcTGGATAGAGTTTATTCCTCTAGACATCAATACTCTTGTTTCTGCTGATAAGCCtctttttctaaattataaaatcTTTGGAGggattctaaaaaaagaaactcattTTTATACTTTGGGCCTTGTATGTAGTGCCTCATTGGATGTTCAATCTAAAGAGTTTtctctatccaaaaaaaaaaaaaaaaaaaaaaaaaaactatagagCTTTTATAAAAGAATTGCGACAATGTTATTATCCACAATTTaagtaataaattgttattaattttaatttgaatcgaTTTTCCCAACTAGGGATGacaatggggcggggcggggcggggcggggccaAAAGATGGGGTCTTCATCCTCGCcccgcatggttttgtcttaTCCTATCCTCGCCCTGCCCCGCATGACGAGGaaaactttctcaccccatcctTGCCCCTTGAGGCCCCGCCCTACCTCGTAGagctctactttttgttaatatgccctacaactagtagaatttttttaatgaaacatatttcattaaaaaaaaaatatttgaaattacaactaaatttatcccataaaatcaaattaatttttagaaaaaattgaataatatatccaagtgtttaacaagacaatcaccaaaaaaaaaaaatctcatagtataacataTACCAAAATGAAGGCAGAGAACCATAttgggtaaaataaaataagctaatattaatatgttagtttaaatagtagggttttaggatatgaaaaatttacaattataatttttagcaACATGGGGTAGGGCGGGGATGTGGAGGGGCAGGGTTGGGTGGgtctaaaatatttaaatccatccccgccccgccccgccccgtaGTGTgaggctaaaatcttgccccattcTTGCCCCACCACCTTTGTGAGGCGAAGTGGGGAGGGGAGGGTTAAGCGGGgcggggcaaaattgccatccctatgcCCAATACTAACAACTTGccacataaaatttattataaaaattttattgacatagcttttctctttttatattcaCATTCAAGGAAAAATTACTAGTTTttatattaccaaaatacttgtagcttaattttttttttttaaatccttgtAAATTAAATGTTTGGCACTTTCTGGTCATTCCAACAAAAGTAATCCGAGTTCAAATTTTCCTACCTCTAACTAttgaagtataaaaaaaataccagtttaaaattataattggaTCAAGTATTTTCTACCTAAAATAGTCTTTTATGATTTGATCCGTGAATTATTAGGAAACATTATTTTAGTTTctaaataaaaaggataatttattttagattaaacAGAGAATATCTTTTCCTCAAacataaaaaggaaagaatatTGGAGTTATAatacttgaaaataaaataattatcatcataataaatatctttTCCTCAAAATGTAAATATacaatagaaattttatagttggaaaataatgtgtttttattatgttattaaatattatttttattttttaaataacgaCAATGgtacataaatattaaatagttGACatgaacattttattttattttggaaaatatatataaaagcaataaTTCATAGTTTATTAAAACATCTTCAAAAACAGTTCTATATTTTCACCCAAATTTGAAGCCTAATTATTTgttggaaatataaaaaagtatCACTTGAGTTATAAgacttttttaagttttgatacATATTTACCTATTTTTTacagaaatttttatttctttatcctatttaaatattttttattttttattttattccatttgagaaagagaaaagaaaagataactgaatattttattgagttCACATAAAGTTATATTGGGTTGAGCAACTGAGAAAAGAGTATGTTGAAGatgaaatttatgattttttaatctCTAAAACTCGTTTAAAGAGCATGTTGGAAATGCTTTAAGCGCTGGTACATAATTTTAAGATGATCgtgcattttcttttctatatttaAATTGTTAAAAGAATTATGACTGACTATGAAatatgaatctttttttttttttggtcta
This DNA window, taken from Quercus robur chromosome 2, dhQueRobu3.1, whole genome shotgun sequence, encodes the following:
- the LOC126713837 gene encoding 2-hydroxyacyl-CoA lyase, which codes for MAEADQTIDGNLLAAKSLAHFGVEHMFGVVGIPVTSFANRAVSLGIRFIAFHNEQSAGYAASAYGYLTHRPGVLLTVSGPGCVHGLAGLSNAMINTWPMVLISGSCDQNDVGRGDFQELDQIEAVKPFSKFSIKAKHVSEIPNAVAQVLHWSTSGRPGGCYLDLPSDLLHQTVTIAEAEKLLSAAETFFINATLETHVSDIEKTVSLLRNAKRPLIVFGKGAAYSRAENELKKLVESTGIPFLPTPMGKGLISDTHELAATAARSLAIGKCDVAFVIGARLNWLLHFGEPPKWSKDVVFILVDISEEEIELRKKSVNVGAGLVGDAKCVLESVNKAIKDEPFCLGKSHPWVEELKKKVKDNVVRLEAQLAKDVVPFNFYTPMRIIRDAILAVGSPAPVVVSEGANTMDVGRAVLVQTEPRTRLDAGTWGTMGIGLGYCIAAAVASPGRLVVAVEGDSGFGFSAMEVETLVRYQLPVVVIVFNNGGVYGGDRRSPEEIDGPHKHDPAPTSFVPGAAYHTLIEAFGGKGYLVGTPEELKSALSESFSARKPAVINVIIDPYAGSESGRLQHKN